DNA from Granulicella arctica:
GACACTACTACTAGTGTGCTGACATTGAGTGTTCCGACAGTTGCCGAACGTACAGGGAACTTCTCCGCACTACCGACTCCGGTCATTGACCCGTACACAGGCAAGCAAGCGGTAGGCGACGATGGGATCTTGAACAAACTGCCCAGCGCAGAACTTGATCCTTATGGGCTGAAGCTGGTTTCGTATTATCCATTACCAAACGTTGCCGGAGCTACTGTCAATAGCAATAACTTTACCGCTAATGACCCAGCGCCACAGGTAGTAAACGATTATGTTCTACGTATCGATCACGTCTTTCGAGAAAAAGACACCGTCTATGGACGTTTCCTAGCTCAACCAGACCACACTAATACTTCCGATGTGTATCCAACGCCAGGAACAGACTTATATGGTGTTCTTGCACATAACTACTACTACAACCCATCCGCAACATGGAACCACGCCTTCAGGTCCACATTGCTTAATGAAGCACGTTTTACCTACACGCGACGTCAGGCTCTGTCGATCAGCCATGGTGTCAATTCTGTAGCGGCTACACAGCTTGGGCTCCCCGGAACTAATTCGTTCTTTTTCCCCGGCGTCTCTGTAGGTGGATTATCAGCAATCGGCAATACTTCGCAACAACAGCGCCTACAGACTCCAATCATTAGCAATGAGTACACTGACAACCTCTCATGGCAGCGTGGCACTCATCAATTCAAGTTTGGTGTTGACTACCGTACATCGGCGGACGGAGATATGTATTCACCATCCGCTGCCGGATTCTTTACATTCAACAATACGGGTGTGAGCACAAATGTCGCGGAGGGAAGCCTCGCAAATCTTCTGTTGGGTCGTGTAGCACAAGCTAGTCGTCAGGAGACAGAATTTCTTTACTCGGTGGCATGGAGTTGGGGACTGTACGCGCAGGACGACTGGCATGTGAACTCCAAACTTACATTCAACTACGGGCTACGTTGGGACGTAGACTCTCCCCGCTATCTGACGAACAATCGCCAGAACTCGTTCAACACCGTTGCGGTCAATCCGGTCTCCAATACGCCAGGTGTGATTACTTTTTCGGGCATTGATGGACAAAGTCGCTATGCCAATAACTTCGACTATCACAATTTTGGACCGCGCCTCGGGTTTGCTTATACACCTCGTGAGCGCACGGTCGTTCGAGGTGGAGGCGCGATTCTCTACCCTGGAGCATACGATCAGGCGACTCCGATCGTTGCCAATACGGGATTCTCCAACTCCATTCTGCTTCAGTCTCCGAACTCGGGGATAGGTACACCAGCATTTCTTCTCAAGAACAACGGGACTGCTGGAACAGGGTTGGCCGCGTTCCCGACAACTGCTCAACTGACACCCTCCTTTGGTGCAGTTGCTGTAGGTCAGAAGCCAACCGTCGCTCCGCAGTTCATCCAACCCGAGCGCATGACAGGCTATTTATACCAGGCAAACCTCGATATCCAGCACGAGTTCAAGGGCAATCTTCTACTTGACATTGGCTATCTCGGGACATTCGGGCATCATCTGTCTAGCACGAGTGCAGAGGGCATCAACCAGATTACGCCAGCAAACCAAGCTTTGCTGCCTACTCTGTCTAAGACATTTAACACGCAGACGATGCGACCCTTCCCCCAATTCAGTAACGTACAAGTTCTCTATCCGGACATCGGTCAGTCCCGCTATAACGGATTAAATATTGGTGTGCAGAAGCGTTATAGCCATGGGTTCCAGTACCAAGCAAACTACACTTGGTCGAAGTTCATTGACAATGAAGATTCGCGCAATGAATTGAGCGGCTATCCTGGCACCGATACTTATACGGATTACTACAATCCGCAGAACCGCTTTGGTCTATCTGGGAATGACGTACGCAATCGGCTCATCGGGAATGTCTTGTATGAACTTCCTTTTGGCAGAGGCAGGCTGATCAATGTGCAGTCTTCTTGGCTGAATGAGCTTGTGAGTGGTTGGACGCTTAGCGGTCTCAGCGAAATTCACTCAGGTACTGCTCTCAGCGTGATCGATTCCACCAACAACACAGGCACCTACTCTGATGGTGTCCGTCCTAATCTGACCGGCAACCCCAATAGTCTGTCATCATCCAGGTCGAGATCAGCCAAGGTTAAGGAGTGGTTTGATACAAGTGCTTTCACACAAAACCCAGCGTTCACCTTTGGCAATGCTCCTCGCACCTTTGGCCGCGGCCCTCGCCTTGTTACCTCAGATGCATCGCTGATAAAGAAGGTGTCCCTCAATGAGATTGGCGCTGTGGAGTTTCGCGTTGAGGCATTGAATGTATTCAACCACGCAAGTCTAGGTAATCCCAACACTACGTTCGGCAGTCCGAGCTTCGGCCAGATCAGTACGCTCCAGTCTGGAGGGACCGGATCCAGAACACTGCAACTCGCAGCTCATTACACGTTCTAATTCGGCGACATTCGTAGATTGAATGCCATCTAGGCAAGCTTTCAAATTGCTGCCCGAAAGATTACTAACAGCTTCGACTCCGCTCATCTTACTGAGGACACAAATGGATAAACTATTTCTATCTATGATGGCAGCGGCATTTTTG
Protein-coding regions in this window:
- a CDS encoding carboxypeptidase regulatory-like domain-containing protein, with the protein product MTYFRISRNWAVFARNILIFALAFGSLSTARANAQTTEISGSIQDAQKAQISGVKVTITRTESGEHRETQSNAEGLFAFPVLIPGHYDLAIEKEGFSPQVKSGVQVLTGQTSVVNFALDVGQVQQNIDVQVDIPILQTTSAAIANVIENQTIVNLPLLDRRATQLQRLNGFVIGASTGASSTFAIAGGRGNNANYTVDGGTTQNLLQGVPTQAFDLPIDSLQEFNLTVSDYTADLGRSGGGVIQMTTKSGTNQFHGSAYIYYRSNNLQAVPVFAAINPPLQYKLFGASIGGPIIKDKTHFFFTYEGKLDTTTSVLTLSVPTVAERTGNFSALPTPVIDPYTGKQAVGDDGILNKLPSAELDPYGLKLVSYYPLPNVAGATVNSNNFTANDPAPQVVNDYVLRIDHVFREKDTVYGRFLAQPDHTNTSDVYPTPGTDLYGVLAHNYYYNPSATWNHAFRSTLLNEARFTYTRRQALSISHGVNSVAATQLGLPGTNSFFFPGVSVGGLSAIGNTSQQQRLQTPIISNEYTDNLSWQRGTHQFKFGVDYRTSADGDMYSPSAAGFFTFNNTGVSTNVAEGSLANLLLGRVAQASRQETEFLYSVAWSWGLYAQDDWHVNSKLTFNYGLRWDVDSPRYLTNNRQNSFNTVAVNPVSNTPGVITFSGIDGQSRYANNFDYHNFGPRLGFAYTPRERTVVRGGGAILYPGAYDQATPIVANTGFSNSILLQSPNSGIGTPAFLLKNNGTAGTGLAAFPTTAQLTPSFGAVAVGQKPTVAPQFIQPERMTGYLYQANLDIQHEFKGNLLLDIGYLGTFGHHLSSTSAEGINQITPANQALLPTLSKTFNTQTMRPFPQFSNVQVLYPDIGQSRYNGLNIGVQKRYSHGFQYQANYTWSKFIDNEDSRNELSGYPGTDTYTDYYNPQNRFGLSGNDVRNRLIGNVLYELPFGRGRLINVQSSWLNELVSGWTLSGLSEIHSGTALSVIDSTNNTGTYSDGVRPNLTGNPNSLSSSRSRSAKVKEWFDTSAFTQNPAFTFGNAPRTFGRGPRLVTSDASLIKKVSLNEIGAVEFRVEALNVFNHASLGNPNTTFGSPSFGQISTLQSGGTGSRTLQLAAHYTF